In the genome of Hevea brasiliensis isolate MT/VB/25A 57/8 chromosome 14, ASM3005281v1, whole genome shotgun sequence, the window ACTTTCTTGTCCAATCCCACTACCATTGCCATTCCCCAAACCAAccacaaaaatgaggatgaaatGATCTTCTATACATTAATGCATTCATTTAAGGCTGTGTGATTTTGGTGTTCAACAGGTGCAAAATTGCCTCAACAGACATAACGAATCAACCAAATGAGTGTTGTTAAAAGTAAAAACTCTCACCAAGTTCACCGGAATTGGGGAAAAATTGAACCATTTTTCTATGCCAGCACCATGGATGAACCAAATTTCAGACTTCAACTGGGTTTTGCTTCAAAAATGCAACCTCAccattaaaagataataataataataataataatgatctaAAAATTGACAAAAGCTCTATATTATAACTTAGCAACAAAATCAAATATACAATCTGAGTCTAACTATTTACAGGAACCAAGTGACTTAACACTTCGTGCCACTTTCAATCAGATGGATTGCTGGCCATTGATGTTAAAataatttgaagaatttaaatCCTGACCTATGGGAAATATCAAATACAGATATGATGATTTCAACGCTAATTAAAATGATAATGAGCCATTCCAAGAAGTCTGATTTCCTATTCTGCAGAATTTCCTGAAGAAAGCGAATATTATGCTGCAAAGAGAAGACCAAATGTTATTGTAACTATCCATTCTCAATCCCTGATGGCAAGAACGAAATAAGAACTTCAGAAGACGAGATTACCTCCACAAACTTCAACTTAAAATCAAGACTTGCAAACCTTTGAGTTAATTCAAATTCATCTCTTAGATATTCCCATATCTGAGCATATTTGGCATCTTTCCAAGCAATATCTGATCTGTTGAAACCAATAAGAGTTTTGCAATTAAGACATTAGGGGAAAAAGAATCAACTCCAATCTCTACTATTTGATTtgtatgtatgtgtgtgtgtcCCCTTGGTGATTAAGGAGTGTCCAAAGCAATGGAATTTCACCCACATCCTCTTTATCTATCTCACCACTCCCAATCCTGAATGCCCTAGCCCCTTTTTTTCCCATAGGATTTTTGGAATCTACATTTATATAGGAAATGAAATCTAGCTTTGCTTGTATGTGCAAGGGAAATAAAAAATGTGAAAATAGAATCATTCCCGACATATTCATCCAAAAAAAAAATCCCTTACAATTTTGTGTTTCCTTCAGTGTTTCTGTGCTCTTCCCCCACTTTTAAGACAGCCAAGAACACCCTTAGAATTACTCAATTAGTTAATTGTTATGAACTTGACTAAATCTTAATTCCAAACCAGTTGATGTAGACAATAAGAATAATTTCCCTTTGTTTTATTTTACCCTGTCTAGCTTTTTAAACAATATATGTATCTTTTTTAAATTGTTATTCTTGCAGTAATGCCACAAAACTCTTACCTCTCAAAAAGTCCAAGCTTAAGAATAACATCAGCAAGATTAGAGTTTGCTTTCCCCACTAGTTGAAAAAGTTTTTTGCTATCCATGGAAAATGTTCCAGTTTTTTCCATCCCACGATTTATGTCGGTAAATTCAGCAACCATTCCATCAACCTAAAAGAAGTAAACAAGGTTATAAAAATAGTCAAATAAGAAAGTTGCACTAATTTAAACACTTCAGAGATGACCTTACACATACCTGGCGTCCATAGTAATCAAGAGCAATACTTTGACCAAGAACACTGCCAATTATGCGAATTCCATCAATATTCAAGAACTGTAACATTATGTAATCCAATCCTCCTTGCATCCACGTGTTCAAAGTTGGCTTCTCTCTCACCTCATATTCTTGCAGTTGAATAACAGAAAATTAAGCCATATAAATTAAGGAATCTAGTGTGGCATCATGGACAATTTCCAATGACTCAGGGCAAGAAAAATCGGATGATAATCAGGCAAAGCAATAGATGATAATGCCAATGGTGTGAAAAGTTAAATCAGATATTGCTTTAGACAAAAGCAGAAAGAACAAGAACTCTCCATGACAATAGGTAGATAGGAAAATATGATCATGGCTTCCTACAACACAACTCAGTATGATAGTCAACAAGAAGTTAAGTCAATTATTAAACAGTagtaaagatcaaagaaaaagaacaagaatACAGAGAGAGTACAGAAGAAATAAACACTGGTGCATACAATACAGCCATCAATTGATATCACAATAATTCTTTTGGGTTATGAATGGTGGAAATAAACAAGAACTTGAAGTGCTGGAATTAAAGGGGGAAAGGCAGCATTTTGAAAGATAGTAAATATCTAAAGGTCCTTCAATGCAATAATGCTCACAAGAAGAAAAATATTGATATATAATTTCCCATGTCAAGCTAACCGCATAACAAAATTTCTGCAAACTCCCCCCTCCTGCCTAACCCTGCACCCCGCCCCCTCCCCCTCTCCTTTTTCCCTCCCCCCCTCCCctcctaaaaaaaaaaacagactatatatatatatatatatatatatatatatatatatatatatatatgaagaaaatgaaagaaagaatGTCTTGCTGTCAAGGTTGTTTGCTACATGGTAGCTTCGAAGAACATTGTCCTAGTTAAACCAACAGCAATGTGAGTTGTTAATCCTCATTATCCATCATCTACCTATTAAACTAGAAAAGCAATAACCCATCTAGCTTGAAACCGAAGCAAGAGAGTACATTTCACAGAACATCATTTGTAAACTATGGTATAGTCTGTAATGCTAACTAGTGGACATAATAGATGAATGGTATATAAAGATGCAAATAATTAGTGAAAACCACCACTATCCCTATCCTAACTTTCATTccttttcattttctcctcttttctttccAAACTTCACTAACTTCAAACTATAACCTTCCATATCTTTTACCCATTTTCTCCCATTTAGAGAAAGATCTTTGTTCTCTTATTCTCAACACTATAGCATGCATTTTTGTCCAGTGGTATTGAGTCAAAAGCATGATTTAGTGATTTTTTAAATACACCTGTGTCCCAACCAAGCCACTGAATATGGTGAAACATTCAATATTTTTCCATAGAAAGCATTGTTTTTAGGAGTGTTCCAGAAAGCATTGTTTTTAGGAGTGTTCCAGGTGTTTCCACATTCAACTCAGCCTCAAACCCAATCTAGTTGAGGTCTACTAAATGGATCATTTTCCTCAGTCTTCAAAGAATGGACTAGAGGTGCTGAAATGGCTGTATGGTACATCCTGGCCAGagagaaattataaaaataaatcaagtcATCCCAATTATTGAGATGACATGTGCGTTTACTTGTTCATTTCTAAACTGTTCTGAATTGTCTTTAAGAtcaataatttcatttgtattTGTGTAGCATGCAGAAATAACAAGTAATATCATGTGTTACATCATTTTGCCTGCCAAGATTACAATTTCTCTCATACTTGTTTAAAGTCTGCAAAGAAAATAtaacaaaaattgaaaaacaaaataaacaagaTCTCACCATCCTTTCTCATTTCAGGAAGCAATCCTGATGCATGTTTTCTTACAATTTTCAAGTAATCATCAACCTCATGTTCACGGACATTAAACAAGACAATAGAGCCATATTGAAACACTACCATGTAACAGCTATTCCTTCCAGTTATGCAAGTGCCCAAACCCTGAAACAAGGAAATTAATACATCCTTCAgtaaaaaattcaaatagataTCATTGATATGAACATAAGAAAATCTCATACTTGAATAAATCAACAGATTCGAGAGCATCAAAGACAGTATCATTTGGCAATAATATCTaactttcatatagaaataactcaatcaacatggCACAAAGGGTAGATTTCCAGGATCATAAACAGAGACTATTCACTTTGAAGAAAGACAGGCCCCTAATTGGGAAACTATAAATTAATAAAGATGGCAACATAAATTTTGCAAAAATATGCTGACATCAAATGGTAGAACAACTCATATCCATTCACATACTCCAACAAAGTGCTATATTTGCATAAAATTCTCCAACCAAAATGATTAAAaagttttttccttttttaataaACACGAAACTTTAAAAGTATCCCATGCATATTCTAAAGAAGACTACAACCTATTTTGTAAAGCTAGTCTAGTAATTTTTTATCCAATATGTATTGAAGAGAGTCCCCCACCAACTAACACTTGACACATAACCTTCCCCCCACCCCCAAACCCACCAacccaataaataaataaacttttGATGGTTGCATATGTTCTAGAAAACAGTGTAATAATTAAGAAGCATCGTAGCATCAAATGGCAGCTTCCCTTCAAAAGTATCATGCTACATCCCATAACTCTGCCTGATATTTACTTCTCCCTAGTCCCACTTATATTTTCCAGCAGACAAACAATACAGTATATTGATGATGCACGGGTTGATTTATTTTATTCCATTTATTAACCAGTTTCagtaaatttacaaaaatttctaCGAACATATATCAATAAAGGAGAACAGAATAATCCTTTCAAAAGAAAAGGAACTTACACTGGGTTCAGCGAGATTCCCAAACTTAAGAACGACATAGTTAGTCATACGGGAAGTTGGTGGGATGAAATTGGGTTTGTTCTGTTCCACTAAGCTCTTCAAATCCACACTACaccaacaacaattaaatacaaaattcagataaacataaattttcaacaatGCAAACACTCATATTACAGCACTTTTCACATCTTAAATTCTCATATCCAAAATGGTTTTCCTGCTATTTGGCTTATTTTAGTTTTCTAattaagaaaaggaaaaaaattaaaatcccaCAGAAAGAGAAGGATAATTCATTTACCATTTCGTTTCTATAGAAACTAAAATTAACTACGAACACAACCGAGTTAAAATTTAACAAAGAAACCCTTTAAAGAAGCAAACCTGGTGGAGAAGAAataagctcgaacagtaattgaAGACTTGGAATCCTCTACCACAGGGCGGTTGTTTCCATCATTTTCAAATTCGGAGGTCGACACTGGTTCGTTCCAGTCTACCGTCGTCTGCTGCTGCGGCGCGGAGGCTGAGGAGATTGACGAGACACACCTCAAAAACGCCAAACTAGTAGTGCTACTACTGCCACAATGTGGACGGCCAGTAAAACTGAGAATTGGAGAAAAGGAAGTAGAAATTGAGTAaacagttagggttttgggaaagGAGAAATGGTGAGAGCGTGGCTTTGGTAGAGGGAGAGAGCAACAAGGGTTTGATTGGGAGAGAAGGATGGCACGGACAGGTAAGCGAATGGCTTTAAGGTGAGCGTCTATACTCCGCCACATTTTGGCGGCTGAGAGAGGCGGAATAGAAGAGACGGAGGAGGAGGGTTTGCGTTTTGTGTTTGGGGTTTAAATTGGGTTTTTCTTGTTACGGAATGGGAAACAGCCCACCGTCAAGAAATTGGTATGAGAGTACTGCTATGCTATCTACGGTTAAAAGGTTACGTGATATTGCAATGAATTACTATTCTAAAAATCTATAAGTTAGTCTCCAAtttgttttttttaataatttaatctttaaatttaatttcattaaattattttatatagtctaaattttttttatcagatAGTCTAAATGGAccgttataaaattatttaaatataaaatttaggtgCAATAAAATTTTAGAGACTCAAATGTATTTGATCGAAATCTTATATTAATTGTAACAATATatctataaaaaataaaaagtttaacatgttttgataaaattaatatatttttataaaaaatgttaataattgacattaaatttttaataaaatttaaatttaataactaaATTATTACTAAAAAATAAAGTGAAGACTGACTTGTGAGATTAactttctatttaatatttataaattaatttgaataaatattttattatattataattatttaattttgaattttattatatataccatttaatatcatttttatttattttaacaatAAATGTATTTATGATATCTTTTTACTcaacaaattaattatttatcaatcaattctaattttaattaaatgcataattatttaaaattttaaatatttataaatttaaattaatttacatGCTTATAAATAGTGGtggatttaaaaaaaattgtcaaCATGCAAAagatatataataaatattattaaaaattttaaaatataatattaatatatattataattagacTCAACAAAATTCAATATCTTAGAAATTATATCATTTTGTCTTAATAaagtttattattaaaaaaattacagtaaaattttaaaaataaataagtttTTGAATGGATaacatgttttttttttcaattcattttatgttttaaaaaaaaaagggtcaagtaattaaatttatcagaatcaatatatatatatagaaaaaaaaaaatcaattgaaccATCATTTTGTGGCATACATGCttataaactaatttttcataaattaaactaaatactCTAAATAAGTTGAAAATTAATTCAAgttacaaaataaatttttatatgaatGAGCTTtaaattgatgatattttagttaTCTTCAGACTAtcattacaagaaattaaaaaaaaattgttataaaAATTACAGATTAAATATGTCTATATTTTGTTGttaattaaaattactaaaaaattatagattaaattttttgtttataAATTCTAGCGCAGGTAATTTTTACCAACGAAAAAAAATATTGTCACTAAATTTATGAATAAATTATTTCATAGGTAAATTAAGATTTTTTATAGGTAATTTAATGAGAAATTGTACGCTTATAAATCATCGATTATTTACTAACAATATGTTTTGTTGGTAATTAATGATGATAACAAATTATCGTAGGTAATTATCAACAATAACTTTTTAtagctaatttttatttcatattttttaatttaattttgaatttaaattaaattttaaatttaatttaatttttattttattttttatttttaaaaaaattttattgtttttaaattaaatattagatattaattatgttaatttaaatgtaaaattactttttattttttaagatttaaatgatttaaaaaaaattactaatggGCCCAAAATAAGCTCTACATAGTGACAGTGTCACGATTGTCCTATATTAGGAAGTGGCTTTCCTTTTATAGAGAAATTTACTCATCTCCTATCTATTCATAAATAATGTGGAAATTTTCACACTTTTGTGATTTACCAATGAATTATTGATAAAATCGAGTTCGTTGGTAATTATCAATAAGAAATTTTTatagatatttattttaaaattttattgtttaTTTTCTTCTTTATATTACATACAAAAAAAAAGTTCATTGATAATTGTTGACgaaaattttttaagcttttgaaaattttttttgtttCTATTTTTTTCATAGTATTACCCATTAAATATGTTTTGTTAGTAATTACTAAAGAAAAATTTTCATAAgtacaattttttaaattttttaaaatttttcttttctattttatttttaatattaccaaCTAAATATAGTTCGTTGGTAATCACCGACGAAAATTTTTTGtaggtatttatttaaaattttatttcttattttcttCCTAATATTATCTACAAAAAAACTACTTTATTGTTAATTACGAATGAAAAATTTTCGtagataaaattttttaagtttttaaatttttttaatattctttttaatattattaactaAATATAAATTAGTTGATAACTACTAGCAAATCTTTTCGtctgtattttttttattgttaattttGCCGCCAATATTAGGCATCATTTTTACCTACGAAATTGCATCATCGGTAATTGGTCGGTAATTTCATTGGTACaaattagtttaaattttatttctctttttcataCGTAAAACGTCGATAAATTACTAACGACTGTGGtcaaaaatttttgtaattatttttaaatttattgtaaTGTGTAAAGTTtcgaatttaaattataattatataaaaaatatttttttttaatttaaattattgaaaatattatttaaaattaaaaataacacaAAAATATTTTCATGTTGCTAGAAGAATGAAATTCTCCTTTCCCCTCAATCCTCCATCATCTAATCCTTCTCTTTTAGAAAATTCTTTCCACCAACAACACAAGTTCAACAGAATTGGAATGGAATACATTGAGAGGAAGAGAATATCAAGAGAAAGTCTATGAAAATGGTCAATTGCATTGAAGCTTTACTATTTTCTCAAATCAAAGGAGGAAAGTTGGCTAGCTACTTGAATCTTTGTAATCTACCTCCATTTATTGTTTTCAATTGGGAAAACAAAAAAGTTTATGATAAATAGTATAATTTTGATTAGGGGGAGAGGGATAGGACAATGGGAGCATTgactccaaaaaaaaaaataaaaaaaaaataaaaaaaaaaaatttttttttttttttttaattaatttattttttttttttttttttttttttttttttttttattataatttaaataaaaatactaaaattatataattatcattaaataagtatgaaagtataattaaaaattaattatttaagtttttatgtttataaatttaaacttcattaataattaattaattattattactcaTATTGCTCCAATTAAATAACATgagatttctcaattttttttttttttacaaatctcTAATGtttaatttcactttaatttGAATAATGGGTGATtgctatttttaaaaattttatgtttttttatttatttatatttcttaaTATGTAAATTTTATTCAAGTTATTATAATGCTTTAATGCCacctaatttttattcatttaaataataataaatttatataataataaaaatcataattatttaatatttatttttatcatagaaaattttttataatttttaatcaataaaattcttatacttttattttcttatctttaagatttttaaatattGCCCACCTCCAAAATTACATATAGTATTTAAGCAGAGATGTCAAAACaccttattttattaattaaatatttaatttaaaaatattgttttatttaatattaat includes:
- the LOC110645446 gene encoding protein RETARDED ROOT GROWTH-LIKE → MWRSIDAHLKAIRLPVRAILLSQSNPCCSLPLPKPRSHHFSFPKTLTVYSISTSFSPILSFTGRPHCGSSSTTSLAFLRCVSSISSASAPQQQTTVDWNEPVSTSEFENDGNNRPVVEDSKSSITVRAYFFSTSVDLKSLVEQNKPNFIPPTSRMTNYVVLKFGNLAEPSGLGTCITGRNSCYMVVFQYGSIVLFNVREHEVDDYLKIVRKHASGLLPEMRKDEYEVREKPTLNTWMQGGLDYIMLQFLNIDGIRIIGSVLGQSIALDYYGRQVDGMVAEFTDINRGMEKTGTFSMDSKKLFQLVGKANSNLADVILKLGLFERSDIAWKDAKYAQIWEYLRDEFELTQRFASLDFKLKFVEHNIRFLQEILQNRKSDFLEWLIIILISVEIIISVFDISHRSGFKFFKLF